In a single window of the Thermoplasmata archaeon genome:
- a CDS encoding MFS transporter gives MFRTLLTRRASTHGYLRVLYLSNFILRLAFGFILLALPFYVSPELRFNNNVLLEVAIIAVPYPFAEMLTANWFGSISDKIGRKKVIVAGSAWAMGMVLLYPLTQDTFALAAIHGLHGIGAAATVAPSIAMIADYADPKDRGRQMGFYDYSTFAGYIIGAVLAGVLIEGFMGAGIGACAVARTSQVCYADAARPTFLPVAALLGLSALVLFVYVKKERVTAVKAKLFDFADLREILRIPEIRVLLPVWLIISTILGIALTYLPRALFEANLSAMNIALMFGGVGLALLLLQPVWGKVSDVVGRVPVMFYGVLSILGVLAIASLFWPQILARDLVVLVPLGLCALGAGAFVPSALALMADTAPETKYGATMGLYSFALGFGFFVAELSGLAIIAAYAYTMSVTQVREAVGAALQGLVYFALLLIVLAVILMVRYFIMGRRRRKAPLQTT, from the coding sequence GTGTTCCGCACCCTCTTGACCCGCCGTGCCTCCACGCACGGCTACCTTCGTGTTCTGTACCTGTCCAATTTCATCCTGCGGTTGGCGTTCGGCTTCATCCTGCTGGCGCTGCCCTTCTACGTGAGCCCCGAGCTGCGGTTCAACAACAACGTTCTCCTCGAGGTCGCGATCATCGCGGTGCCGTACCCGTTCGCGGAGATGCTCACGGCGAACTGGTTCGGCTCAATCTCCGACAAGATCGGGCGGAAGAAGGTCATCGTCGCAGGGTCCGCGTGGGCCATGGGGATGGTCCTCCTGTACCCGCTCACCCAAGACACGTTCGCGCTCGCGGCGATCCACGGCCTGCACGGGATCGGCGCGGCCGCGACCGTGGCCCCATCCATCGCCATGATCGCGGACTACGCGGACCCCAAGGACCGCGGGAGGCAGATGGGCTTCTACGATTACTCCACGTTCGCGGGCTACATCATCGGCGCGGTCCTCGCGGGCGTCCTCATCGAGGGCTTCATGGGCGCCGGGATCGGCGCGTGCGCGGTGGCTCGTACGAGCCAGGTCTGCTACGCGGACGCGGCCCGCCCCACGTTCCTCCCGGTCGCCGCGCTCCTCGGCCTGTCCGCCCTCGTCCTCTTTGTGTACGTGAAGAAGGAACGGGTCACCGCGGTCAAGGCGAAGCTGTTCGACTTCGCAGACCTGCGCGAGATCCTCCGAATCCCCGAGATCCGCGTCCTGCTGCCCGTCTGGCTGATCATCTCCACGATCCTGGGAATCGCGCTCACATACCTTCCCCGGGCGCTCTTCGAAGCGAACCTGAGTGCGATGAACATCGCCTTGATGTTCGGCGGCGTGGGCCTCGCCCTCCTGCTCCTGCAGCCCGTGTGGGGGAAGGTCTCGGACGTCGTCGGGCGCGTGCCCGTGATGTTCTACGGGGTCCTGAGCATCCTCGGGGTGCTCGCGATCGCCTCTCTGTTCTGGCCGCAGATCCTCGCGCGCGACCTCGTCGTCCTCGTGCCGCTCGGCCTCTGCGCCCTGGGCGCGGGCGCGTTCGTGCCCTCGGCACTGGCCCTCATGGCGGACACGGCTCCGGAGACGAAGTACGGGGCGACCATGGGCCTGTACTCGTTCGCTCTTGGGTTCGGGTTCTTCGTCGCGGAGCTCAGCGGACTCGCGATCATCGCGGCGTACGCCTACACGATGTCCGTGACCCAGGTGCGGGAGGCGGTGGGCGCGGCCCTCCAGGGGCTGGTCTATTTCGCGCTCCTCCTGATCGTGCTCGCGGTCATCCTCATGGTGCGCTACTTCATCATGGGACGGCGGCGGCGCAAGGCGCCCCTCCAGACCACGTGA